The following coding sequences are from one Macaca mulatta isolate MMU2019108-1 chromosome 7, T2T-MMU8v2.0, whole genome shotgun sequence window:
- the FITM1 gene encoding fat storage-inducing transmembrane protein 1, giving the protein MERGPVVGAGLGAGARIRALLGCLVKVLLWVASALLYFGSEQAARLLGSPCLRRLYHAWLAAVVIFGPLLQFHVNPRTIFASHGNFFNIKFVNSAWGWTCTFLGGFVLLVVFLATRRVAVTARHLSRLVVGAAVWRGAGRAFLLIEDLTGSCFEPLPQGLLLHELPDRRSCLAAGHQWRGYTVSSHTFLLTFCCLLMAEEAAVFAKYLAHGLPAGAPLRLVFLLNVLLLGLWNFLLLCTVIYFHQYTHKVVGAAVGTFAWYLTYGSWYHQPWSPGSPGHGLFPRPHSSRKHN; this is encoded by the exons atGGAGCGGGGGCcggtggtgggggcagggctgggggccgGGGCCCGAATCCGGGCACTGCTGGGCTGCCTGGTCAAGGTGCTTCTCTGGGTGGCCTCTGCCTTGCTGTACTTTGGAAGCGAACAGGCCGCCCGCCTTCTGGGCAGCCCCTGCTTACGGCGcctctaccatgcctggctggcagCAGTGGTCATCTTTGGGCCCCTTCTGCAGTTCCATGTCAACCCTCGGACTATCTTCGCCAGCCACGGCAACTTCTTCAACAT AAAATTTGTGAATTCAGCCTGGGGCTGGACATGCACCTTCCTAGGGGGCTTTGTGTTGCTGGTGGTGTTTCTGGCTACACGGCGCGTGGCAGTAACTGCCAGACACCTGAGCCGACTGGTGGTGGGAGCAGCGGTGTGGCGGGGAGCTGGCCGAGCCTTCCTGCTCATCGAGGACCTGACTGGCTCCTGCTTCGAGCCACTGCCCCAGGGTCTGCTGCTCCACGAGCTGCCTGACCGCCGCAGCTGCCTGGCGGCTGGCCACCAGTGGCGGGGCTACACGGTCTCCTCCCACACCTTCCTGCTCACCTTCTGCTGCCTGCTTATGGCAGAGGAAGCAGCTGTGTTCGCCAAGTACCTGGCCCATGGGCTGCCTGCTGGCGCCCCCCTGCGCCTTGTCTTCCTGTTGAACGTGCTGCTGCTGGGCCTTTGGAACTTCTTGCTGCTCTGTACTGTCATCTATTTCCACCAGTACACTCACAAGGTGGTGGGTGCCGCAGTGGGCACCTTCGCCTGGTACCTCACCTATGGCAGCTGGTATCATCAGCCCTGGTCTCCAGGGAGTCCAGGCCATGGGCTCTTCCCCCGTCCCCACTCCAGCCGCAAGCataactga